A window of the Lactuca sativa cultivar Salinas chromosome 5, Lsat_Salinas_v11, whole genome shotgun sequence genome harbors these coding sequences:
- the LOC111902244 gene encoding uncharacterized protein LOC111902244 isoform X2 yields the protein MKNNQESLDTPETQHESQSDQNNNGTETPVPDSGSVSISSNDNRKVSREDIELVQNLIERCLQLYMNRDEVVKTLLNRARIDPGFTTLVWQKLEEENADFFRAYYIRLKLKKQIILFNHLLEHQYHLMKYPMPPKLPVGPIHNGVHPMPVNNLPMGYPVLQQPPMGTPGQPHMDSMGMSSCHVVNGVPAPSNFHPIRMNSGNESMVMDGNAGGGGGGVTPIPANGAISPMSDMPISPTSVASSGHFPFTASELSGMGVDTSALDTAFTSDVASSVGLHLPQDNGNSRSFGQIPWNFSLSDLTADLSNLGDLGALGNYPGSPFLPSDSDILLDSPEQEDIVDEFFVDSVPGPPCSQSDEDKA from the exons ATGAAGAACAATCAG GAATCCCTGGACACACCGGAAACTCAACATGAGTCTCAAAGTGACCAAAATAATAATGGAACAGAAACTCCTGTCCCTGACTCTGGTTCGGTTTCCATCTCCAGCAATGACAACAGAAAAGTTTCCAGGGAGGATATTGAACTT GTTCAAAACTTGATAGAACGCTGTTTGCAGTTGTATATGAATAGGGATGAGGTGGTAAAAACTCTATTAAATCGTGCACGGATAGATCCTGGTTTTACTACTCTTG TTTGGCAGAAGTTAGAAGAAGAGAATGCAGATTTTTTCAGAGCCTACTACATAAGGTTAAAATTGAAAAAGCAGATCATCCTTTTCAATCATTTACTCGAGCATCAATATCACCTTATGAAGTACCCAATGCCTCCAAAGCTACCTGTGGGTCCCATACACAATGGGGTACATCCCATGCCAG TTAACAACTTACCCATGGGATACCCAGTTCTACAGCAACCTCCAATGGGGACTCCAGGTCAGCCTCATATGGATTCCATGGGTATGTCTAGCTGTCATGTGGTCAATGGAGTCCCTGCTCCCAGTAACTTTCATCCCATACGAATGAACTCTGGAAACGA GAGTATGGTAATGGATGGCAATgcaggtggaggtggtggtggtgtaacTCCAATTCCGGCTAATGGGGCGATTTCACCTATGTCAGATATGCCTATAAGTCCTACGTCAGTGGCATCCAGTGGTCATTTTCCCTTCACTGCATCCGAACTATCAGGAATGGGAGTTGACACGTCAGCACTTGACACAGCGTTTACATCTGACGTGGCAAGTTCTGTTGGATTGCATCTACCACAAGATAATGGAAATTCTAGATCTTTTGGTCAGATTCCATGGAATTTCAGCCTTTCAGATCTAACAGCAGACTTGTCGAACCTAGGAG ATCTAGGGGCTCTTGGAAACTATCCTGGTTCACCCTTTCTGCCTTCTGATTCAGATATATTGCTTGATTCTCCTGAGCAAGAGGACATTG TGGATGAGTTCTTTGTTGATTCTGTTCCCGGACCACCATGCTCACAGTCGGATGAAGATAAGGCTTAG
- the LOC111902244 gene encoding uncharacterized protein LOC111902244 isoform X1, producing the protein MSPSSCRRPNFRSTTPYPESLDTPETQHESQSDQNNNGTETPVPDSGSVSISSNDNRKVSREDIELVQNLIERCLQLYMNRDEVVKTLLNRARIDPGFTTLVWQKLEEENADFFRAYYIRLKLKKQIILFNHLLEHQYHLMKYPMPPKLPVGPIHNGVHPMPVNNLPMGYPVLQQPPMGTPGQPHMDSMGMSSCHVVNGVPAPSNFHPIRMNSGNESMVMDGNAGGGGGGVTPIPANGAISPMSDMPISPTSVASSGHFPFTASELSGMGVDTSALDTAFTSDVASSVGLHLPQDNGNSRSFGQIPWNFSLSDLTADLSNLGDLGALGNYPGSPFLPSDSDILLDSPEQEDIVDEFFVDSVPGPPCSQSDEDKA; encoded by the exons ATGTCGCCGTCCTCCTGCCGACGACCTAATTTCAGATCAACCACTCCATATCCG GAATCCCTGGACACACCGGAAACTCAACATGAGTCTCAAAGTGACCAAAATAATAATGGAACAGAAACTCCTGTCCCTGACTCTGGTTCGGTTTCCATCTCCAGCAATGACAACAGAAAAGTTTCCAGGGAGGATATTGAACTT GTTCAAAACTTGATAGAACGCTGTTTGCAGTTGTATATGAATAGGGATGAGGTGGTAAAAACTCTATTAAATCGTGCACGGATAGATCCTGGTTTTACTACTCTTG TTTGGCAGAAGTTAGAAGAAGAGAATGCAGATTTTTTCAGAGCCTACTACATAAGGTTAAAATTGAAAAAGCAGATCATCCTTTTCAATCATTTACTCGAGCATCAATATCACCTTATGAAGTACCCAATGCCTCCAAAGCTACCTGTGGGTCCCATACACAATGGGGTACATCCCATGCCAG TTAACAACTTACCCATGGGATACCCAGTTCTACAGCAACCTCCAATGGGGACTCCAGGTCAGCCTCATATGGATTCCATGGGTATGTCTAGCTGTCATGTGGTCAATGGAGTCCCTGCTCCCAGTAACTTTCATCCCATACGAATGAACTCTGGAAACGA GAGTATGGTAATGGATGGCAATgcaggtggaggtggtggtggtgtaacTCCAATTCCGGCTAATGGGGCGATTTCACCTATGTCAGATATGCCTATAAGTCCTACGTCAGTGGCATCCAGTGGTCATTTTCCCTTCACTGCATCCGAACTATCAGGAATGGGAGTTGACACGTCAGCACTTGACACAGCGTTTACATCTGACGTGGCAAGTTCTGTTGGATTGCATCTACCACAAGATAATGGAAATTCTAGATCTTTTGGTCAGATTCCATGGAATTTCAGCCTTTCAGATCTAACAGCAGACTTGTCGAACCTAGGAG ATCTAGGGGCTCTTGGAAACTATCCTGGTTCACCCTTTCTGCCTTCTGATTCAGATATATTGCTTGATTCTCCTGAGCAAGAGGACATTG TGGATGAGTTCTTTGTTGATTCTGTTCCCGGACCACCATGCTCACAGTCGGATGAAGATAAGGCTTAG